One genomic window of Kosmotoga olearia TBF 19.5.1 includes the following:
- a CDS encoding proline--tRNA ligase produces MRFSQLYAPTLKEAPSDADLVSIKLLIRGGFVRKNAAGVYTYLPLGLRVLKKVEQIVREEMAAIGCQEILMPIIQPAELWFESGRWDDYGPEMMKFKDRHERDFTLGPTHEELLTSIVRNELRSYRQFPLSLFQIANKYRDEIRPRFGLIRAREFLMKDAYSFHTDWESLDKAYKDFYKAYGRIMERIGLKYLVVEADTGAIGGDESHEFNALADTGESTLLYCDCGYAASDEKAEYMMLSDEDPDVQEEKALELVETPGVRTVQEVADFLKVTPEQIVKSLLYRGKEGFVMALIRGDQELNESKLKAHLKDQTLTMATLEEVLENFGVPIGFIGPVGMNDKVKIVADFTVKPLRNFVVGGMKEGYHYKGVCLGRDFSVDEWFDLKLAVEGDPCPKCGKPMKMTKGIELGHIFKLGTKYSEKMNGYFTDENGENHPYIMGCYGWGISRTMSAVVEQMHDEHGMIWPLSIAPFHIIITMVNPSQEQISKVGEELYELLKEKYEVLLDDRQASPGVKFKDADLIGIPLRITVGKKLTKGLIELKLRTEKQLVEVSISEGYDSVLETVEKLLKKYDPAKVAEVD; encoded by the coding sequence ATGCGTTTTTCACAGTTGTATGCCCCTACACTAAAAGAAGCACCTTCCGATGCCGATCTTGTAAGTATCAAACTTTTAATCCGGGGAGGATTTGTAAGGAAAAATGCAGCTGGAGTCTATACATATCTGCCGCTCGGACTCAGGGTATTAAAAAAAGTGGAGCAAATCGTCCGTGAAGAAATGGCAGCTATCGGTTGCCAGGAGATTCTCATGCCCATCATTCAGCCTGCGGAGCTGTGGTTCGAATCCGGAAGATGGGACGATTATGGTCCAGAAATGATGAAATTCAAGGATCGTCATGAACGTGATTTTACTCTCGGTCCAACACATGAAGAGTTACTGACAAGCATAGTAAGGAATGAATTAAGATCTTATAGACAGTTTCCTCTTTCTCTATTTCAAATAGCCAACAAATATAGGGATGAAATAAGGCCACGCTTTGGTTTGATAAGGGCACGAGAATTTCTCATGAAAGATGCATACAGTTTTCACACAGACTGGGAGTCTTTAGATAAAGCCTATAAAGATTTCTATAAAGCATATGGCAGAATCATGGAAAGAATAGGTCTTAAATATCTCGTCGTTGAAGCGGATACTGGCGCAATAGGCGGAGATGAATCACATGAATTCAACGCCCTAGCAGACACAGGCGAGTCAACGTTGCTTTACTGTGATTGTGGCTATGCGGCAAGTGACGAAAAGGCTGAATACATGATGCTCAGCGACGAAGATCCTGATGTTCAGGAAGAAAAGGCACTTGAACTGGTTGAAACACCCGGCGTCAGAACCGTACAGGAAGTTGCGGATTTCCTGAAAGTAACACCGGAGCAGATTGTAAAGTCCCTGCTGTACAGGGGCAAAGAAGGGTTCGTAATGGCTCTTATAAGAGGCGATCAGGAACTGAACGAATCCAAGCTTAAGGCACATTTGAAGGACCAGACCCTGACAATGGCAACTCTGGAAGAAGTTCTTGAAAACTTCGGCGTCCCGATAGGATTCATAGGGCCTGTGGGTATGAACGACAAGGTCAAAATCGTAGCCGATTTCACAGTAAAACCATTGAGAAATTTCGTTGTTGGTGGAATGAAGGAAGGCTATCACTATAAGGGCGTCTGTTTAGGTAGAGATTTTTCTGTTGATGAATGGTTCGATCTCAAACTAGCCGTTGAAGGCGATCCCTGTCCAAAGTGCGGAAAACCAATGAAGATGACCAAAGGTATAGAGCTAGGGCATATCTTCAAGCTCGGGACCAAATACTCCGAAAAGATGAACGGATATTTCACAGATGAAAATGGCGAAAATCATCCTTATATAATGGGATGTTATGGTTGGGGAATTTCAAGAACCATGAGTGCTGTTGTTGAACAGATGCATGACGAGCACGGTATGATATGGCCCCTTTCCATTGCACCCTTCCATATCATCATTACCATGGTGAATCCATCTCAGGAACAGATTTCTAAGGTTGGAGAGGAATTGTACGAACTTCTGAAGGAGAAATACGAGGTTCTCCTGGACGACCGGCAGGCTTCCCCTGGTGTTAAGTTCAAAGATGCAGACCTCATAGGAATACCTTTGAGGATCACCGTGGGTAAAAAACTCACAAAAGGGCTCATAGAACTGAAACTCCGGACCGAAAAACAACTCGTGGAAGTCTCTATCTCCGAAGGTTATGATTCAGTCCTTGAAACCGTGGAAAAACTGCTGAAAAAATACGATCCTGCAAAGGTGGCGGAGGTAGATTAA
- a CDS encoding purine-nucleoside phosphorylase — translation MSIFDLKKEIQEYVQKVKNSAHYLEERFPENPKIGIILGSGLGDISKSLEDPIAVPYSEIPDFPESTAPGHKGELIFGKISDQPVILMNGRFHYYEGYDMRTVTFPIRVMQELGVQILVVTNAAGGLDPDFEVGHPMIIRDHINFMGNNPLIGPNIEKWGPRFPDMSEPYDRKLSELAVLSAKELGIGVYQGVYVGVSGPSFETPAELRMLRRFGADAVGMSTVPEVIVAKHAGMRVLGISAITDRAVPDDLKPLTAEEVIEVANRTGKQIAAIILKVMQKIKESK, via the coding sequence ATGTCTATTTTTGATCTCAAAAAAGAAATTCAGGAATATGTTCAAAAGGTAAAAAATTCAGCTCATTATCTCGAAGAGAGATTTCCTGAGAATCCAAAGATAGGTATTATCCTTGGGTCCGGTTTGGGTGATATATCCAAAAGTCTCGAAGATCCCATTGCAGTGCCTTATTCTGAGATACCTGACTTTCCAGAATCAACAGCTCCCGGGCATAAAGGAGAACTGATTTTTGGTAAAATCAGTGATCAACCGGTTATCCTTATGAACGGAAGGTTCCATTATTATGAGGGTTATGATATGCGTACCGTGACTTTTCCGATACGTGTCATGCAGGAACTTGGCGTCCAGATTTTAGTGGTTACCAATGCTGCTGGTGGACTCGATCCCGATTTTGAAGTAGGTCATCCGATGATAATAAGGGATCATATAAACTTCATGGGGAATAACCCGCTGATTGGCCCCAATATTGAAAAATGGGGGCCAAGATTCCCGGATATGAGTGAACCCTATGACAGAAAACTCAGCGAATTAGCCGTTCTTAGTGCTAAGGAGCTTGGTATCGGAGTATATCAGGGTGTTTACGTTGGTGTTTCCGGGCCGAGTTTCGAAACCCCGGCAGAGCTCAGGATGTTGAGACGCTTTGGAGCTGATGCTGTTGGAATGTCCACAGTTCCGGAGGTTATAGTAGCTAAACACGCGGGAATGCGTGTCCTGGGGATTTCTGCCATCACAGATAGAGCCGTTCCTGACGATTTGAAACCTCTTACAGCGGAAGAGGTTATAGAGGTTGCGAACAGAACGGGGAAACAGATTGCAGCAATTATCCTCAAAGTTATGCAGAAGATAAAAGAATCGAAGTGA
- the cysS gene encoding cysteine--tRNA ligase, translating to MRITNTLTGKKEEFIPITPGEVRIYVCGPTVYNFVHLGNSRPAITFDAFRRYLEYRGYRVILAQNFTDIDDKIIIKANEEGVDALEIAERYIVQYWKDSLALGIRPANFHPRTTHFVDEIIEFIQDLIDKGFAYVVDGDVYFNVSEFKNYGELSHRKLEDMIAGARIEPGEKKKSPEDFALWKAAKEGEPFWNSPWGPGRPGWHIECSVMSTCILGETFDIHAGGADLIFPHHENEKAQSEARHGKTFARYWMHNGMMRLAGSKMSKSLGNFITIKDAVKKYGKDAIRLFIFSKHYRSPIDYSEEMLAENLRAVKRVNAILRDFEKSEGDKPLFSKKTPFVKEQIERFIEALDDDFNTPKAVALMFDLINKMGETKNRNRKLEIYHLIRNEFGPVLGILEKDEEVSANIDGLVKLLIEIRAEFKKDKNYEKADQIRDRLNELGIKLMDTPEGTKYTF from the coding sequence CTGAGGATAACAAACACTCTCACAGGAAAAAAGGAAGAATTCATCCCGATAACCCCCGGAGAGGTCAGGATCTACGTTTGCGGACCCACGGTGTACAATTTTGTGCATCTCGGGAACAGCCGCCCCGCCATAACCTTCGATGCCTTCAGGAGATATCTCGAGTACCGGGGATACCGGGTAATTCTTGCTCAAAACTTCACCGATATTGATGACAAAATAATCATCAAAGCGAATGAGGAAGGTGTGGATGCGCTGGAAATCGCTGAGCGTTACATCGTTCAGTACTGGAAGGATTCTCTGGCTCTGGGGATAAGGCCGGCAAACTTCCACCCGAGAACGACTCATTTCGTAGATGAAATTATAGAATTCATACAGGATCTGATCGATAAGGGTTTTGCCTACGTTGTAGACGGCGACGTGTACTTTAATGTCTCGGAATTCAAAAATTATGGAGAACTATCTCACAGGAAACTCGAAGATATGATAGCAGGTGCGAGAATCGAGCCGGGTGAAAAGAAGAAATCCCCGGAAGATTTCGCATTGTGGAAAGCCGCAAAAGAAGGGGAACCTTTTTGGAACAGCCCCTGGGGACCCGGAAGGCCCGGCTGGCATATAGAGTGCTCGGTGATGTCAACATGCATCCTCGGCGAGACCTTTGACATCCATGCTGGTGGAGCTGATCTGATATTCCCGCACCATGAGAATGAAAAAGCTCAATCAGAAGCGCGACATGGCAAGACCTTCGCCAGGTACTGGATGCATAACGGCATGATGAGACTCGCGGGCTCCAAGATGTCAAAATCTCTCGGAAATTTCATCACGATAAAAGATGCCGTCAAAAAATATGGAAAGGACGCAATCAGATTGTTTATCTTCTCCAAGCACTACCGTTCGCCGATAGACTACTCTGAAGAGATGCTCGCTGAAAACCTGAGAGCGGTGAAAAGGGTAAACGCTATACTCCGGGATTTCGAAAAATCCGAAGGTGACAAACCACTGTTTTCAAAAAAGACGCCTTTCGTGAAGGAACAAATAGAACGTTTTATCGAAGCACTGGATGACGACTTTAACACCCCAAAAGCCGTTGCCTTGATGTTCGATCTGATCAATAAAATGGGTGAGACAAAAAACAGAAACAGAAAACTGGAAATCTATCATCTTATCCGAAATGAATTCGGCCCCGTTCTGGGAATACTCGAAAAGGACGAAGAGGTAAGTGCAAACATCGATGGTCTCGTAAAACTACTGATAGAGATACGCGCAGAATTCAAGAAGGATAAAAACTACGAGAAAGCTGATCAGATCCGAGATAGGCTCAACGAACTTGGAATAAAACTCATGGATACACCGGAAGGAACGAAGTACACTTTCTAA
- the gltX gene encoding glutamate--tRNA ligase translates to MIRVRFAPSPTGYLHVGGARTALFNYLFARHTGGTFVLRIEDTDIERSTKESEEKLMESLLWLGISWDEGPDVGGPYGPYRQSERTKIYREHCDRLIKEGKAYPVYAYPEEIEKIHDELLAQGKPPHYSEELFKQFDTPERRKELEERGLQPAIFFKMPRREFVFIDIVKGKVAFKEGSIGDFVILRSNGLPTYNFAVVVDDMTMKITHVIRGDDHLSNTLRQLAIYEAFEVEAPAFAHVSTILGPDGKKLSKRHGHTSIEEFREKGFLPEAFVNFLVLLGWSHPDGKEIMDENEMIEKFSLERLNSSPAVFDVTKARWMNGVYIRQTSIERVTELAIPYIVKKGYMTEEQARANIKWLRKAVDSVRKGVETLEEIPEKLAVYFKGPETMKLSIKTEEEKQVALALKKIKERLDELDSWDHKIVVDVIRNVIKEIKPDRKLFYHTFRKVLTGMDEGPELVEILYLLGRNKVIDRIDRAVGNLC, encoded by the coding sequence ATGATCAGAGTAAGATTCGCGCCAAGTCCCACAGGATATTTGCACGTGGGTGGTGCAAGAACGGCGTTATTCAATTATCTCTTTGCAAGGCATACCGGTGGAACATTCGTTTTGAGGATAGAGGACACCGATATCGAAAGATCAACAAAAGAATCTGAAGAGAAACTGATGGAATCTCTCCTCTGGCTCGGAATTTCCTGGGACGAAGGTCCAGATGTTGGTGGCCCTTATGGCCCTTACAGGCAGAGCGAGCGAACGAAGATCTATCGTGAACACTGTGACAGACTTATCAAAGAAGGGAAGGCCTATCCAGTATACGCTTACCCTGAAGAAATTGAAAAAATACATGATGAACTGCTTGCACAAGGCAAGCCGCCTCACTATTCTGAAGAATTGTTTAAACAATTTGATACACCTGAAAGGAGAAAAGAGCTGGAAGAGCGCGGCCTCCAACCGGCGATCTTCTTCAAGATGCCACGAAGGGAGTTCGTGTTCATAGACATCGTAAAAGGGAAAGTTGCTTTTAAAGAAGGGTCGATAGGTGACTTCGTTATACTGAGGTCAAACGGCCTTCCAACGTATAACTTCGCCGTGGTTGTAGACGACATGACGATGAAAATTACACACGTTATTCGTGGCGACGACCATCTTTCAAACACCTTGAGGCAACTCGCCATATACGAAGCCTTTGAGGTTGAAGCGCCTGCTTTCGCGCACGTTTCGACCATTCTCGGGCCTGATGGCAAAAAACTGAGCAAACGCCATGGACATACCTCCATCGAGGAATTCAGAGAAAAGGGGTTCTTGCCTGAAGCTTTCGTAAACTTTCTTGTTCTCCTTGGATGGTCTCATCCGGACGGTAAAGAGATCATGGACGAAAACGAAATGATTGAAAAGTTCTCACTTGAACGCTTGAATTCAAGTCCTGCGGTGTTTGACGTTACCAAGGCACGCTGGATGAACGGGGTTTACATACGCCAGACAAGTATAGAAAGAGTCACTGAGCTGGCTATCCCATATATCGTCAAGAAAGGGTATATGACGGAAGAACAAGCAAGAGCGAACATAAAATGGCTTAGAAAAGCCGTGGACTCTGTACGCAAAGGCGTCGAAACCCTTGAAGAAATTCCCGAAAAACTAGCCGTTTACTTCAAAGGACCTGAAACCATGAAGCTCTCGATTAAAACCGAGGAGGAAAAACAAGTCGCACTTGCCCTTAAAAAAATCAAAGAACGCCTCGACGAGCTCGACAGTTGGGACCATAAAATAGTAGTAGATGTTATTAGAAATGTGATAAAAGAGATTAAGCCAGACAGGAAGCTTTTCTATCACACCTTCAGGAAGGTTCTCACAGGTATGGACGAAGGGCCTGAACTCGTTGAAATTCTCTACCTGCTTGGAAGAAATAAAGTGATAGACAGAATAGATAGGGCGGTGGGTAATCTGTGCTGA
- a CDS encoding NUDIX hydrolase, whose product MEKSLGFKTYFEGKVVKLEKHEVELENGSKSFREVVRHPGAVAVVALLEDRVLMVKQYRFPVEDDLLEIPAGKLEMGEDPLECAKRELMEETGCSPKKITLMTQLYTSPGFSDERIYLYLAEVERNSAPNPDEDEIIDAIEMPFEEVLQLILEGKIRDGKTIAGILFADRIRNRW is encoded by the coding sequence ATGGAAAAATCTCTGGGTTTTAAAACATATTTCGAAGGAAAAGTGGTAAAACTCGAAAAACACGAGGTAGAGTTAGAGAATGGTTCAAAAAGCTTCCGCGAAGTGGTAAGACACCCGGGTGCCGTTGCTGTTGTAGCCCTTTTAGAAGACAGGGTATTGATGGTTAAACAGTACAGATTTCCCGTTGAAGATGATCTGCTGGAAATTCCGGCTGGAAAACTCGAAATGGGTGAGGATCCCCTAGAATGCGCTAAAAGAGAATTAATGGAAGAAACAGGTTGCTCACCAAAAAAAATAACGCTTATGACTCAGTTATACACCTCCCCGGGGTTCTCTGATGAAAGGATATATCTTTATCTGGCGGAAGTAGAGCGTAACTCCGCACCCAATCCGGATGAAGACGAGATAATCGATGCCATCGAAATGCCTTTTGAAGAAGTTCTTCAGCTCATTTTAGAAGGAAAGATAAGGGATGGTAAAACCATTGCCGGAATTCTCTTTGCTGATAGAATTAGAAATAGGTGGTGA
- a CDS encoding cytidine deaminase produces MLQKDLEKKLIEMATKAKERSYSPYSNFAVGAALLTEDGEIFLGTNIENSSFGLTICAERSAIFSAVSSGKRKFKAIAIIGSQDDPTPPCGACRQVMAEFGDFDVILVGKEKIIRTSVSELLPLQFKLNEDE; encoded by the coding sequence ATGTTGCAGAAAGACCTGGAGAAAAAACTGATAGAAATGGCAACAAAGGCTAAAGAAAGGTCCTATTCTCCTTATTCCAACTTTGCCGTTGGAGCAGCACTGCTGACAGAAGATGGCGAGATATTTCTCGGAACAAACATCGAGAATTCTTCTTTCGGCCTGACGATCTGCGCTGAACGTTCCGCGATCTTCTCGGCTGTTTCTTCCGGGAAACGGAAATTCAAAGCCATCGCGATAATAGGTTCACAGGATGACCCCACGCCACCCTGCGGGGCTTGCAGACAGGTTATGGCAGAGTTCGGAGATTTCGATGTAATTCTTGTGGGAAAAGAGAAAATCATCAGAACATCTGTTTCAGAATTGCTACCTTTACAATTCAAACTGAATGAGGATGAGTGA
- a CDS encoding hemolysin family protein: MEEPASSGDPLSIIINLIFLIFLLFLSGVFSGSETALMSVSKLKLRKYAEDEKDDSRKEMINKYIEQPNKMLTAILVMNNLVNILASAEATLLALKLLPETSEGVAAAVVTGIMTFLILVFGEITPKIYARENTEKVFNSVIGLISFITIVLKPVIWLLVSLSNFFIVIIGGKSMRETPFITEDEIISAVDVGHKEGVLQDQERQMMKRSLELKDISVREIMTPRVEMVCMEENESLMDLMKVVEDEGYSRIPVYRENIDRIVGVCYAKDLFRYIIDTNDEKETLEKTPVKEMMRQPYFVPETKKVDDLMKEFKEQKIHLAIVVDEYGGTAGLVTMEDILEELTGEILDEYDIEAEEITIKKVGDNVYIVDAMTPINDLERELDVKFPETEYETIGGYLLEILERFPEIGERIVVGDFIFEILAAGKKKIEKIRLIVDRGKKNVAERPGEKTDRNGNKG; this comes from the coding sequence GTGGAAGAACCTGCCAGTAGTGGTGATCCTTTATCTATTATCATTAATCTCATTTTTTTGATTTTCCTGCTGTTTCTTTCTGGGGTGTTTTCCGGTTCTGAGACTGCCCTCATGTCCGTCAGCAAGTTGAAATTGCGGAAGTACGCAGAAGACGAAAAAGATGACTCAAGAAAAGAAATGATAAACAAGTACATCGAACAACCAAACAAGATGCTGACAGCAATCCTTGTTATGAACAATCTCGTGAATATCCTTGCTTCAGCTGAGGCCACACTGTTAGCTCTTAAGTTGTTACCAGAAACGTCGGAGGGTGTTGCTGCTGCAGTCGTCACAGGTATAATGACCTTCCTGATACTCGTTTTTGGAGAAATTACACCGAAGATATACGCAAGGGAGAATACAGAAAAAGTATTTAATAGTGTTATAGGTCTCATTTCCTTTATTACGATCGTACTCAAACCTGTGATATGGCTTCTTGTGAGTCTATCGAATTTCTTCATAGTCATAATCGGGGGAAAATCAATGCGAGAGACGCCTTTTATCACTGAAGATGAGATCATATCCGCTGTTGATGTTGGACACAAAGAAGGTGTCCTTCAAGATCAGGAAAGACAGATGATGAAACGTTCGCTGGAGCTTAAGGATATTTCGGTAAGGGAAATCATGACACCAAGGGTTGAAATGGTATGCATGGAAGAGAATGAATCTCTTATGGATCTAATGAAAGTTGTCGAGGATGAGGGCTACTCGAGGATACCTGTTTATAGGGAAAACATTGACAGGATCGTGGGCGTTTGTTATGCCAAAGACCTTTTCAGGTACATCATCGATACCAATGACGAGAAAGAAACCCTTGAAAAAACTCCGGTAAAAGAGATGATGCGACAACCATATTTCGTCCCTGAGACAAAGAAAGTTGACGACCTTATGAAAGAATTTAAGGAACAGAAAATACACCTTGCGATTGTCGTTGATGAATACGGCGGAACCGCTGGATTGGTTACAATGGAAGACATTCTTGAAGAACTCACCGGTGAAATCCTGGATGAATACGATATCGAAGCCGAAGAAATTACCATCAAAAAGGTGGGTGATAATGTTTATATAGTTGATGCCATGACACCCATCAACGACCTTGAAAGGGAACTCGACGTAAAGTTCCCGGAAACAGAATATGAGACCATCGGGGGATACCTGCTTGAGATCCTTGAAAGGTTCCCGGAAATTGGCGAACGTATTGTGGTCGGAGATTTCATTTTTGAAATCCTTGCCGCAGGAAAAAAGAAGATCGAAAAAATCAGACTAATAGTAGATCGGGGGAAGAAAAATGTTGCAGAAAGACCTGGAGAAAAAACTGATAGAAATGGCAACAAAGGCTAA
- a CDS encoding 23S rRNA (pseudouridine(1915)-N(3))-methyltransferase RlmH has product MNLEIYLTGKVKTKFILEGVEQYLKWIRPYHKIKITSFPLAGSTSANRDQIKKKEGERYLKALQNEKNVVVLHERGEELSSMEFATFIKKWQNSGTRKLIFIIGGPLGFSDNVLSQNWKKLSLSRMTFTHEMALLVLLEQLYRAETINRGMIYHY; this is encoded by the coding sequence ATGAATCTTGAAATCTATCTAACGGGTAAAGTGAAAACCAAATTCATTTTAGAAGGTGTGGAACAATATCTAAAATGGATTAGACCATATCATAAAATTAAAATAACGTCTTTCCCTCTAGCCGGCAGCACATCGGCCAACAGGGATCAAATAAAGAAAAAAGAAGGCGAACGCTACCTCAAAGCGTTGCAAAATGAAAAGAACGTTGTTGTGCTTCACGAGCGCGGTGAAGAACTGAGCTCTATGGAATTTGCAACTTTTATAAAAAAGTGGCAAAATAGTGGTACGAGGAAGCTCATATTCATAATCGGAGGGCCTCTGGGGTTCAGTGATAACGTGCTTTCACAAAACTGGAAGAAATTATCGCTGTCACGAATGACCTTCACCCACGAAATGGCCCTTCTTGTCTTACTTGAACAGCTGTACAGAGCTGAAACTATAAACCGTGGAATGATTTATCATTATTGA
- the hutI gene encoding imidazolonepropionase — MRVDLTITNLSEIVSPKGKPPVCGKNMSQLSIRKNKNIAIKDGKIVYIGSEIPPALRTINANGAIALPGLVDPHTHIPFTGNRAHEFIMRLHGKSYMEIMQAGGGILSTVKAVRKASLKELVLRGAYALNEMLKLGVTTVEGKSGYGLEKTAEIKQLKALKLLNKVQLVDVIPTFLGAHALPEEFEDKKEYLNYLSNMLKDVREYTDTVDIFCEKGVFEVEESREFLERAKAMGFRLRLHADELAPSGAGKLAVELGAVSADHLISADDETLEAISKSATTAVILPGTSFFLKERFARGRKMIDLGSAVALASDFNPGSCNIYDPYLIMHLAVTRCGLEIEEAVTAYTINAAHILNLSNRKGKIEEGYDADIVLLGLNSYTEIPYMFSRITVVSVIKSGRVVFHES, encoded by the coding sequence GTGAGGGTTGACCTCACAATAACAAACCTTTCAGAAATAGTTTCTCCAAAAGGCAAACCACCTGTCTGCGGCAAAAATATGTCGCAGCTCTCAATTCGAAAGAATAAGAATATAGCTATAAAAGATGGAAAAATCGTTTATATTGGTTCTGAAATCCCCCCGGCTCTGCGAACAATAAACGCTAATGGCGCAATCGCCCTTCCGGGACTTGTGGATCCCCACACCCACATTCCATTTACCGGTAACCGGGCTCATGAGTTCATAATGCGGCTTCACGGAAAAAGCTACATGGAGATCATGCAGGCGGGAGGTGGCATATTATCCACTGTTAAGGCAGTAAGAAAGGCCTCACTCAAAGAACTTGTTTTAAGAGGAGCATATGCACTGAATGAGATGCTAAAGCTGGGAGTTACCACCGTTGAGGGGAAAAGCGGTTACGGGCTAGAAAAAACAGCTGAAATAAAGCAATTGAAAGCATTGAAATTATTAAACAAAGTTCAACTTGTTGACGTTATCCCGACCTTTCTTGGGGCACATGCTTTACCAGAAGAATTCGAAGACAAGAAGGAGTATCTAAATTACCTTTCCAACATGCTCAAGGATGTGAGAGAATATACTGACACGGTAGATATTTTCTGTGAAAAAGGAGTTTTCGAAGTCGAGGAATCGAGGGAATTCCTTGAAAGAGCTAAAGCCATGGGTTTCCGCTTGAGATTGCACGCCGATGAATTGGCACCCTCCGGGGCTGGTAAGCTCGCCGTTGAACTCGGAGCGGTATCCGCAGACCATCTCATATCCGCTGATGACGAAACCCTCGAGGCTATCTCTAAAAGTGCAACAACAGCTGTTATCCTTCCGGGAACATCTTTCTTTCTGAAAGAACGTTTCGCCAGAGGTAGAAAGATGATAGATCTGGGAAGTGCTGTTGCTCTGGCTTCTGATTTTAACCCTGGTTCGTGCAATATATACGATCCTTATTTGATCATGCACCTGGCTGTTACCCGGTGTGGCTTGGAAATCGAAGAAGCTGTCACTGCTTACACCATAAACGCCGCTCATATTCTGAACCTTTCTAACAGGAAAGGAAAGATAGAAGAAGGGTACGATGCTGACATTGTTTTATTGGGACTAAATTCCTATACTGAAATCCCTTACATGTTTTCACGAATTACTGTTGTTTCTGTAATAAAATCAGGCAGAGTGGTTTTCCATGAATCTTGA
- the ftcD gene encoding glutamate formimidoyltransferase codes for MKLVESVPNFSEGRRKEVIEGIVNEARKIRRVWILDYSSDPDHNRSVVTLVGEPEPLLEALFKMTKKAAELIDLRKHTGEHPRMGATDVIPLVPIMNVTKDECISLSRILGERIGNELNIPVYLYEQSATSPTRENLSNIRKGEFEGFSEKIKMKEWKPDFGPDKVHPSAGVVAVGCREFLIAFNVNLGTDNIEVAKKIAKAVRHISGGFRYVKALGFKLEERKIVQVSMNLTNFKKTPIHRVFEVIKLEAERYGVPIVGSEIVGLIPLNALSSVADFYLRLEKFDSSTVLENKILQKIVEEE; via the coding sequence ATGAAACTCGTAGAATCTGTTCCTAACTTCAGCGAAGGAAGAAGAAAAGAGGTTATTGAAGGGATAGTGAACGAAGCCCGTAAGATCAGAAGGGTATGGATACTCGATTATTCAAGCGACCCTGACCACAATCGTTCAGTGGTGACACTGGTGGGAGAACCTGAACCATTGCTCGAAGCACTTTTCAAGATGACAAAAAAGGCAGCTGAGCTCATTGACCTGAGAAAGCACACAGGCGAACACCCAAGAATGGGAGCAACTGATGTCATACCGCTTGTTCCCATAATGAATGTCACGAAAGATGAATGTATTAGCTTATCCAGGATCCTCGGCGAGAGAATCGGCAATGAACTCAATATACCTGTTTATCTATACGAACAATCCGCAACCTCACCCACCCGTGAAAACCTTTCTAACATAAGAAAGGGCGAATTCGAGGGCTTTTCTGAAAAAATAAAAATGAAAGAGTGGAAACCAGATTTTGGTCCTGACAAAGTTCACCCTTCCGCGGGTGTTGTTGCTGTCGGTTGTAGAGAGTTCTTGATAGCTTTTAACGTAAATCTTGGAACAGACAATATCGAGGTCGCGAAGAAAATAGCAAAGGCCGTCAGACATATAAGCGGTGGGTTCAGATACGTCAAAGCCCTGGGATTCAAACTCGAGGAAAGAAAGATCGTTCAAGTGTCCATGAACCTTACGAACTTCAAAAAGACACCAATTCACCGCGTTTTTGAAGTTATAAAACTGGAAGCTGAAAGATACGGTGTTCCCATCGTTGGTTCAGAAATTGTGGGACTCATCCCGCTGAATGCTCTGAGTTCCGTTGCTGATTTCTATCTCAGACTGGAAAAATTTGATTCCAGTACCGTACTGGAAAACAAGATTCTTCAGAAGATAGTAGAGGAGGAATGA